Proteins encoded in a region of the Candidatus Nitrosomarinus catalina genome:
- a CDS encoding NTP transferase domain-containing protein has translation MKALIIAAGYGTRLGNLTKKMPKSLIDINGKSILKRQIELLQSNGVTEIIIITGPNHEKFLEKKIKYVKDNFYENHEQLGSLMEGRNYFNDELLILFSDVLFDNQVISKIINSENNFNIAVDSDWEKKYIGRTEHPISQADLVLIKNNLVFKIMKNLTPVNNFKISEFIGIIKLSQKASKEFLKHYTNLEKSKNKIEIIKKWYLTNMLQDLIDNNNSITPIEINGNWCEIDTVQDLERARKLFS, from the coding sequence ATGAAAGCATTAATAATTGCAGCAGGTTATGGTACTAGATTAGGTAACCTTACAAAAAAAATGCCTAAATCATTGATAGACATTAATGGAAAATCAATATTAAAACGACAAATAGAGTTACTTCAATCTAATGGAGTAACAGAAATTATCATAATTACTGGTCCAAATCATGAAAAATTTTTAGAAAAAAAAATAAAATATGTGAAAGATAATTTTTATGAAAATCATGAACAATTAGGTAGTTTGATGGAGGGACGAAATTATTTTAATGATGAATTACTTATTTTATTTTCAGATGTTTTATTTGATAATCAAGTAATATCTAAAATTATTAATTCAGAGAATAATTTTAATATTGCAGTAGATTCAGATTGGGAAAAAAAGTATATTGGAAGAACTGAACATCCAATTTCACAAGCAGATTTAGTATTAATTAAAAATAATTTAGTTTTTAAAATTATGAAAAATCTAACTCCAGTAAATAATTTTAAAATTAGTGAATTTATTGGAATAATTAAATTATCACAAAAAGCATCAAAAGAATTTTTAAAACATTATACAAATTTAGAAAAATCTAAGAATAAAATAGAAATTATTAAAAAATGGTATTTAACAAATATGTTACAGGATTTAATAGATAATAATAATTCCATTACTCCTATAGAAATTAATGGGAATTGGTGTGAAATTGATACAGTTCAAGATTTAGAGCGCGCTAGAAAGTTATTTTCTTAA
- a CDS encoding isocitrate lyase/phosphoenolpyruvate mutase family protein — MNEGANILRTKLKEKPILKVAGAFDAMSAKLVELSDFDAVWAGSFAISATHALPDASILTMTEFLSTASSMADACSIPIIADCDTGFGGPSNVSHLVKKYESAGIAAICIEDKIFPKQNSLLEDGKQELLSEKDFVAKIIAGKTAKNNPNFMIIARIEALISGQGIKEALKRATAYENAGADAILIHSKKNSPKEIFEFCNSWDGKIPIIAIPTTYPTVTIDELQKNKISMVIYANQSLRVAHWAMMEHLKQLSSAKSLSEVETNMTTMDKIFHLQEMYEIKKQESDIERDLKKMGYIN, encoded by the coding sequence ATGAATGAAGGAGCAAATATTTTACGCACGAAATTAAAGGAGAAACCAATTTTGAAGGTTGCAGGCGCTTTTGATGCAATGTCTGCAAAATTAGTAGAATTAAGTGATTTTGATGCTGTTTGGGCAGGAAGTTTTGCGATTTCTGCAACTCACGCATTACCTGATGCAAGTATTTTGACTATGACTGAATTTCTTTCTACAGCATCCAGTATGGCTGATGCATGTTCAATACCAATAATTGCAGATTGTGATACAGGTTTTGGTGGTCCAAGCAACGTAAGTCATTTAGTGAAAAAATATGAATCAGCAGGAATTGCAGCAATATGTATAGAAGATAAAATTTTTCCAAAACAAAATAGCTTACTTGAAGATGGTAAGCAAGAGTTACTTTCTGAAAAAGATTTTGTTGCAAAAATAATTGCAGGAAAAACAGCAAAAAATAATCCTAACTTCATGATTATTGCTAGAATTGAAGCATTGATATCTGGTCAAGGAATTAAGGAGGCATTAAAGCGTGCAACAGCTTATGAAAATGCAGGTGCAGATGCAATACTAATTCATTCTAAGAAAAATTCTCCAAAAGAGATCTTTGAATTTTGTAATTCTTGGGATGGAAAAATTCCTATAATTGCTATTCCTACAACTTATCCCACTGTTACAATAGATGAACTTCAAAAAAATAAAATCTCTATGGTAATTTATGCAAATCAATCATTAAGAGTAGCACATTGGGCAATGATGGAACATCTAAAACAATTGTCATCTGCAAAAAGTCTTAGTGAAGTTGAAACCAATATGACAACAATGGATAAAATTTTTCATCTTCAAGAAATGTATGAAATTAAAAAACAAGAATCAGACATTGAGCGGGATTTGAAAAAAATGGGTTACATAAATTGA
- a CDS encoding SIS domain-containing protein encodes MDISTIQKYDTKKMYETYDLWPKMAKNEYEKQIADIEFGEISHVVFAGMGGSGAIGDIFSAILSKTNIHVDVVKGYLLPQTVNSKSLTVITSVSGNTEESLIVLKHAMKSSSKIIAFSGGGKMEKFCFENKITHKKIEMKHSPRASFPAFLFGIIKILQPFLLIKNEDVENAIKKLTIQNKKISSLNLTKENSAISLAKWIDKSPLIYYPWGLEPVAIRFKNSLQENSKIHASAEDIIEACHNGIVSWKKETEFKPILIQGKDDYIKTKERWKIIEEFFDQKEIEYYKIESDYGNILSKLINMIYFCDYVSIYKSILDKVNPSPVDAIDFIKNRL; translated from the coding sequence TTGGATATTTCAACAATTCAAAAATATGATACAAAAAAAATGTATGAAACATATGATTTATGGCCAAAAATGGCAAAAAATGAGTATGAAAAACAAATCGCAGATATAGAGTTTGGAGAAATTTCACATGTAGTTTTTGCAGGAATGGGAGGTTCTGGAGCAATTGGAGATATATTTTCAGCAATTTTATCGAAAACAAATATTCATGTTGATGTTGTAAAAGGGTATTTACTTCCACAAACAGTAAATTCAAAAAGTTTGACTGTAATTACTAGTGTTTCAGGAAATACTGAAGAGAGTTTAATTGTTCTAAAACATGCAATGAAATCATCTTCAAAAATTATTGCATTTTCAGGAGGGGGTAAAATGGAAAAATTTTGTTTTGAAAATAAAATTACTCACAAAAAAATTGAAATGAAACATTCTCCTCGTGCATCATTTCCAGCATTTTTATTTGGAATTATTAAAATTTTACAACCATTTTTATTAATTAAGAATGAAGATGTTGAAAATGCAATAAAAAAATTAACAATACAAAATAAAAAAATTTCATCACTTAATTTAACAAAAGAAAATTCTGCAATATCGTTAGCAAAATGGATCGATAAGAGTCCTTTAATTTATTATCCATGGGGTTTGGAACCTGTTGCCATAAGATTTAAAAATTCCTTACAGGAAAATTCAAAAATTCATGCATCTGCAGAAGATATTATTGAAGCATGTCATAATGGAATTGTTTCATGGAAAAAAGAAACAGAATTTAAGCCAATTTTAATTCAAGGTAAAGATGATTATATCAAGACAAAAGAAAGATGGAAAATTATTGAAGAATTTTTTGATCAAAAAGAAATTGAATATTATAAAATTGAATCAGATTACGGAAATATTTTATCAAAATTAATTAATATGATATACTTTTGTGACTATGTTTCAATTTACAAATCAATATTAGATAAGGTAAATCCAAGTCCAGTAGATGCAATTGATTTTATAAAAAATAGGTTATAA
- a CDS encoding thiamine pyrophosphate-dependent enzyme: MIRKEAVTIIGKFIGKNPIVSANGFMSRDLFETNDKESNFYMIGSMGLASSIGLGIALKNPKKQIFVFDGDGNILMNLGSLVTIGSLKPKNLVHIVFDNNSHESTGSQPTNSSQINLAKIAKTANYKIFVIQTKTKLISVLKDIKKLQGPIFLLIKISTSKERSKRVSWNPKSIRDRVIKSI; this comes from the coding sequence ATGATTAGAAAAGAAGCAGTAACAATAATTGGAAAATTCATTGGTAAAAATCCCATTGTGTCAGCAAATGGGTTTATGAGTAGAGATTTATTTGAAACAAATGATAAAGAATCAAATTTTTACATGATTGGTTCAATGGGATTAGCATCTTCAATTGGATTAGGTATTGCATTAAAAAATCCTAAAAAACAAATTTTTGTTTTTGATGGTGATGGAAATATTTTAATGAATTTGGGATCTTTAGTTACAATTGGGAGTTTAAAACCAAAAAATTTGGTACATATAGTATTTGATAACAATAGTCATGAATCTACAGGAAGTCAACCAACAAATTCATCTCAAATAAATTTAGCAAAAATTGCAAAGACTGCAAATTATAAAATTTTTGTAATTCAAACAAAAACTAAATTAATATCAGTTTTAAAAGATATTAAAAAATTACAAGGGCCAATATTTCTTTTGATAAAAATATCTACAAGTAAAGAAAGAAGTAAAAGGGTTTCATGGAATCCTAAAAGTATTAGAGACAGAGTAATAAAATCAATATAG
- a CDS encoding helix-turn-helix domain-containing protein, giving the protein MENSSNNLKRSGYNFLSLLNDIKRRPEDAANELGVEIEEINAIIEGRKEISFELILKAISIWPVNPRDFFLINDDCPNGVKIMRSKESIQSSRIMDRGGFPYYEYRDTAMSSVSLFRPEWIEELCYVDNNDAENTKVQWNKGHFMHQFTYFIGDVNYYYIGEDNQKKVFVTKTGDSVYGTPFRPHTFTTRINAEKNGLILALTYGNKIAADTQQELSAIGPELGIQYHLDFETIEKAFSSILKFSIDAASISIEELSNRTGIEESRINEFLIGTFPVPGFDTIQNLAKALSINSRDLLPPDIIEDKILPKTFTDSKRWYYPSDSKAYEMIELSQSRNLPFSKSLEINILEESNDILDLKVGLHQWLYNIGKSPIRLNWKLGEKIYQENILPNDSVYIKPFVEHSMRGSGKLMVLRIGGRMTGDAQREFSNLSKHDAHRAINETQMWFDAKTEH; this is encoded by the coding sequence TTGGAAAATTCTTCAAATAATTTAAAAAGATCAGGATATAATTTTCTTAGTTTACTTAACGATATTAAACGTCGACCTGAGGATGCAGCTAATGAATTAGGTGTAGAAATTGAAGAAATTAATGCAATAATTGAAGGTAGAAAAGAAATTTCTTTTGAATTAATTTTAAAAGCAATTAGTATATGGCCAGTTAATCCAAGAGATTTTTTTCTGATTAACGATGATTGTCCTAATGGAGTCAAAATAATGAGATCCAAAGAATCTATTCAATCTTCTAGGATTATGGATAGAGGTGGATTTCCATACTATGAATACCGAGATACTGCTATGAGTAGTGTTTCATTATTTAGACCAGAATGGATTGAAGAACTTTGTTATGTTGACAACAATGATGCTGAAAACACAAAAGTTCAATGGAATAAAGGACATTTCATGCATCAATTTACCTATTTTATCGGTGATGTAAATTATTATTATATTGGAGAAGATAATCAAAAAAAAGTTTTTGTCACAAAGACTGGAGATTCTGTATATGGAACTCCATTCAGACCTCATACTTTTACAACTAGAATAAATGCTGAAAAAAATGGATTAATTTTAGCACTAACATATGGAAATAAAATTGCTGCAGATACACAGCAAGAATTATCTGCTATTGGTCCAGAATTAGGCATTCAATATCACCTAGATTTTGAAACTATAGAAAAAGCATTTTCATCCATACTTAAATTTAGTATTGATGCTGCAAGTATTTCAATTGAAGAATTATCAAATAGAACCGGTATTGAAGAATCAAGAATTAATGAATTTTTAATTGGAACTTTCCCTGTCCCAGGATTTGATACAATCCAAAATCTTGCTAAAGCATTATCTATCAACTCTCGTGATTTATTACCTCCAGATATTATTGAAGATAAAATTTTACCAAAAACATTTACTGATTCTAAACGGTGGTATTACCCATCAGATTCTAAAGCTTATGAAATGATAGAATTATCTCAATCTCGCAACCTTCCATTTTCTAAATCTTTAGAAATTAATATTTTAGAAGAATCAAATGATATTCTGGATCTTAAAGTTGGATTACATCAATGGCTTTATAATATTGGCAAATCCCCTATTCGCTTGAATTGGAAATTAGGTGAAAAAATTTATCAAGAAAATATTTTACCAAATGATTCAGTTTACATTAAACCATTTGTAGAACATAGTATGAGAGGATCTGGAAAATTAATGGTTCTTAGAATTGGTGGCCGTATGACAGGAGATGCTCAAAGAGAATTTTCTAATCTTAGTAAACATGATGCCCATAGAGCTATTAATGAAACTCAAATGTGGTTTGATGCTAAAACTGAGCATTAA
- the mtnA gene encoding S-methyl-5-thioribose-1-phosphate isomerase translates to MENVTDLRTVEWKNNKVIMIEQTKLPNELIFVEYDDFNQVANAIKTLIVRGAPAIGVSGAFGLGLAALQSKATTKEQLLSDLEDARKILFATRPTAVNLGWGLEKIMNVAKIGETAEQIRELVISTAKKMADEDIEINKSMGKNGSVLFDDNDTIMTHCNAGALATVAYGTALGVIRATRESGKNVKVIATETRPIQQGSRLTAFELKHDGFDVSLVPDTAVGYSMANGLVNKVVVGADRIVKTGHVFNKIGTYQVATMAKQHGIPFYVAAPLSTIDMETKAEDVIIEMRKGSEVTGIGDKKTAPDDIGVINPAFDMTPPELIAGIITEKGVATAPFEESLTKLFQAN, encoded by the coding sequence ATGGAAAATGTAACTGATTTACGAACTGTAGAATGGAAAAATAATAAAGTAATAATGATCGAACAAACAAAACTCCCTAACGAATTAATTTTTGTAGAATATGATGATTTTAATCAAGTTGCAAATGCCATTAAGACTTTGATAGTTAGAGGAGCTCCTGCAATTGGTGTCTCTGGTGCATTTGGATTAGGATTAGCAGCTTTACAAAGTAAAGCAACTACAAAAGAACAATTATTATCTGATTTAGAAGATGCAAGAAAAATCCTTTTTGCAACTAGACCAACTGCCGTAAATTTGGGTTGGGGATTAGAAAAAATTATGAATGTTGCAAAAATTGGAGAAACTGCAGAACAAATTCGTGAATTAGTAATTTCTACTGCTAAAAAAATGGCTGATGAAGATATTGAAATCAACAAGTCAATGGGGAAAAATGGCTCTGTACTTTTTGATGATAATGATACTATAATGACTCATTGTAACGCAGGTGCATTAGCTACTGTTGCATATGGAACTGCATTAGGTGTTATTAGAGCAACTAGAGAAAGTGGAAAAAATGTTAAAGTAATTGCAACTGAAACAAGACCAATTCAACAAGGTTCGCGATTGACTGCATTTGAATTAAAACATGATGGATTTGATGTTAGTTTAGTTCCTGATACTGCAGTTGGCTACTCAATGGCAAATGGATTGGTAAACAAAGTTGTAGTTGGTGCTGATAGAATTGTAAAAACTGGTCATGTTTTTAATAAAATTGGAACATATCAGGTAGCAACAATGGCAAAACAACATGGGATTCCATTTTATGTTGCAGCTCCATTATCCACAATAGACATGGAAACAAAAGCTGAAGATGTAATTATTGAAATGAGAAAAGGAAGTGAGGTTACTGGAATTGGTGATAAAAAAACTGCTCCTGATGATATTGGAGTAATTAATCCTGCATTTGATATGACTCCTCCTGAATTAATTGCTGGAATTATTACTGAAAAAGGCGTGGCTACCGCACCATTTGAAGAATCTCTAACAAAATTATTCCAAGCTAATTAA
- a CDS encoding iron-containing alcohol dehydrogenase: protein MWSIKQPSKIIFGENSVREFTFPEKCLIITSKGAKSRGWLDYSGLNNQLIFENIESNPSIETTKEIISKFQNSDFTHVVGMGGGSSMDVAKYCAFKMNKLKIMIPTTFGSGSEVTRISVLKVDGKKRSFHDDKLFADIAIIDSHFLENTPDLIRKNSFVDACAQCTEAYDSKNSNYYTKFLCEKAFDLLESGLNSNNSKKIVLGSLISGLGFGNSSTTLGHALSYVYSNEGYSHGHALAFTTLISHKFNNSKFFKRFTSLIQKLNFERIHLNENSDFASEIIYQDRKHLDNNPKSISKSDISNLLQEIEKINLI from the coding sequence GTGTGGAGTATAAAACAACCTTCAAAAATAATTTTTGGAGAGAACTCGGTACGAGAGTTTACATTTCCTGAGAAATGTTTAATCATTACTTCTAAAGGGGCAAAATCTAGGGGTTGGTTAGATTATTCCGGATTAAATAATCAATTAATTTTTGAGAATATTGAATCAAATCCTTCTATAGAAACAACTAAAGAAATAATTTCAAAATTTCAAAATTCTGATTTTACTCATGTTGTTGGAATGGGTGGGGGTAGTTCAATGGATGTAGCTAAATACTGTGCATTTAAAATGAATAAATTAAAAATTATGATACCGACCACTTTTGGCAGTGGAAGTGAAGTGACTAGAATTTCGGTTCTAAAAGTTGATGGTAAGAAAAGAAGTTTTCATGACGATAAATTATTTGCAGATATTGCAATAATTGATTCTCATTTCTTAGAAAACACTCCTGATTTAATACGGAAAAATTCATTTGTTGATGCATGTGCTCAATGTACTGAAGCATATGATAGTAAAAATTCTAATTATTATACAAAATTTCTTTGTGAAAAAGCATTTGATCTTTTGGAGAGTGGATTAAATTCAAATAATTCTAAAAAAATTGTATTGGGATCTTTGATTTCTGGATTAGGATTTGGTAATTCATCTACAACTTTGGGACATGCTTTATCTTATGTTTATTCTAATGAAGGTTATTCTCACGGTCATGCATTAGCTTTTACTACTTTAATTTCTCATAAATTCAATAATTCTAAATTCTTTAAAAGATTTACCTCATTAATCCAAAAATTAAATTTTGAAAGAATTCATCTAAATGAAAATTCTGATTTTGCATCTGAAATAATTTATCAAGATAGAAAGCATTTAGATAACAATCCGAAATCCATATCAAAATCAGATATCTCTAATCTATTACAAGAAATTGAAAAAATTAATTTAATTTAA
- a CDS encoding sulfatase-like hydrolase/transferase: MKKNLIIITIDGARFDRAKHSKIYNKNNSVFLSQCITYGPHTIAAMHAIFSGSYGSRTGTNSYWSTYKFKKQEFHTLTEYLSEENYFTHADIHSEIVIPKQGFDIFNVYDENENLTLRHSKLLEKFSSEFKSKNFFLYLHYDKIHSGITESVLKKFDNFSSEYFKNQENNKKNYDKLFYESELYLEQIFNQLESLNLLKNSLVLVLSDHGISVGEKFGERAYGAFCYDYTLKTFCYVYNSELNSREVPNQVRTVDFMPTILELLQIPLKSNFQILDGESLIPLIKGEKYEEKIAFSETGNPLKENKPPKEPNTKSVRTSEWKLIYNTYDNTKELYNLQSDPDEKENLVGTNLEIEEILWLELQKHMV; encoded by the coding sequence TTGAAAAAAAATCTAATAATTATTACAATTGATGGAGCTAGATTTGATAGGGCTAAACATTCTAAAATTTATAATAAAAACAACTCTGTTTTCTTGTCACAATGTATTACTTATGGCCCACACACAATTGCAGCAATGCATGCAATTTTTAGTGGTAGTTATGGTAGTAGAACAGGAACAAATAGTTATTGGTCCACTTATAAATTTAAAAAACAAGAATTTCATACTTTAACTGAATATTTGAGTGAAGAAAATTATTTTACTCATGCAGATATACATAGTGAAATTGTAATTCCTAAACAAGGATTTGATATTTTTAATGTATATGATGAAAATGAAAATTTAACATTACGGCATTCAAAATTATTGGAAAAATTTTCTTCAGAGTTTAAATCTAAAAATTTTTTCTTGTATTTACATTATGATAAAATTCATTCAGGCATTACAGAATCTGTTTTAAAAAAATTTGATAATTTTAGTAGTGAATATTTTAAAAACCAAGAAAATAATAAAAAAAATTATGATAAATTATTTTATGAATCTGAATTATATCTAGAACAAATATTTAATCAATTAGAATCTTTAAATCTTTTAAAAAATTCCCTTGTACTTGTTCTTTCTGATCATGGGATTAGTGTTGGTGAAAAATTTGGTGAACGAGCTTATGGTGCATTTTGTTATGATTACACATTAAAGACATTTTGTTATGTTTATAATTCTGAATTAAATTCTCGAGAAGTTCCAAATCAAGTAAGAACAGTTGATTTCATGCCTACAATCTTAGAATTACTACAAATTCCTTTAAAATCAAATTTTCAAATTCTTGATGGTGAGTCTTTGATTCCTCTCATTAAGGGTGAAAAATATGAAGAAAAAATTGCATTTTCTGAAACTGGAAATCCATTAAAAGAAAATAAACCACCAAAAGAACCAAACACTAAATCTGTTCGTACTTCTGAATGGAAATTAATTTACAATACCTATGATAATACTAAAGAATTATACAATTTACAATCTGATCCTGATGAGAAAGAAAATTTAGTTGGGACGAATTTGGAAATTGAAGAAATATTGTGGTTAGAATTACAAAAACATATGGTATAA
- a CDS encoding PQQ-dependent sugar dehydrogenase: protein MKYFTFIISIVLVTTLISPVFSEENPAQESDYQLIQNKDFPIVKDANFVVEEYVEGLEWPTTMTFVGEDIIILEKNSGNVRLIKNGVLQDEPIKKFNVSNIAERGLLGVISSESTVYFFLTEKDPISNSVIGNRIYKANWSGEKLEDFSLIKNLPFGDRGVHNAGVFAKGLDNKIYAIIGDADEKGILQNFHTGFSNNTSIIFDVNSNDPYYAIGIRNSFGIAIDPVTGELWDTENNDKMFDEINLVEHKFNSGWDPITGPAQSNEIKKLPQFKDYKYSDPEFSWELTVSPTAIAFPSNLLFSNYKESVFVGDFLNGFIYEFKLNEDRTGFVFKNPQLKDFVANGGDSLNEITFGMGFRGITDIEFGPDGFMYIVSIIDGKIYRILPNNIILDNISNNDCNAEPSPRINLSGCNLTDLDFSNVDLAFANLSSTYIENVNFDNSRLTNVDFSNSKISNSKFKNTNLVNVNLDNTEIHDSNFENAELRYSSFMNSSIHDSNFEKTIIRGSNFENIIIKNTNFSQSTLYHSNLKNSIILDSDLIEVDLRYSKVNNAKWSQLNLSKTDFSHAKMISMEIDESNLQKGIMTYVDFSNSKISNSNFKGSIPYSSNFTNTEIMKNTVTDSCIGDNLISKILNKMLREIREYNSEILNPIEFIFVQLCQP, encoded by the coding sequence ATGAAATATTTTACATTTATTATTTCAATTGTATTAGTAACTACATTAATTTCCCCAGTATTTAGTGAGGAAAATCCAGCACAAGAATCAGATTATCAATTAATCCAAAATAAAGATTTTCCAATAGTGAAAGATGCAAATTTTGTAGTTGAAGAATATGTTGAAGGATTAGAATGGCCAACTACAATGACTTTTGTGGGAGAAGATATCATAATTTTAGAAAAAAATTCAGGTAATGTTAGATTAATCAAAAATGGAGTATTACAAGATGAACCAATAAAAAAGTTTAATGTGAGTAATATAGCAGAAAGAGGACTACTAGGAGTTATTTCTTCAGAATCGACAGTGTATTTTTTTCTAACAGAAAAAGATCCCATATCAAATTCAGTAATTGGAAATCGTATCTATAAAGCAAATTGGAGTGGAGAAAAATTAGAAGATTTTTCTTTAATAAAGAATCTACCATTTGGAGATAGAGGTGTTCATAATGCAGGAGTGTTTGCAAAAGGATTAGATAATAAAATTTATGCAATTATTGGAGATGCAGACGAAAAAGGAATATTGCAAAATTTTCATACAGGATTTTCAAATAATACAAGTATAATTTTTGATGTTAATTCAAATGATCCATATTATGCAATTGGAATTAGAAATAGTTTTGGAATAGCCATTGATCCAGTTACTGGAGAATTGTGGGATACTGAAAATAATGATAAAATGTTTGATGAAATAAATTTGGTAGAACATAAATTCAACAGTGGATGGGATCCAATTACGGGACCAGCACAATCTAATGAAATAAAAAAGTTACCGCAGTTTAAAGATTACAAATATAGTGATCCAGAATTTAGTTGGGAACTTACAGTATCTCCAACGGCAATAGCATTCCCTTCAAATTTATTATTTAGTAATTATAAAGAATCAGTTTTTGTAGGTGATTTTTTAAACGGATTTATTTATGAATTCAAATTAAATGAAGATAGAACTGGATTTGTTTTTAAAAATCCACAATTGAAAGACTTTGTTGCAAACGGTGGTGATTCTCTAAATGAAATTACATTTGGAATGGGATTTAGAGGAATTACAGATATTGAATTTGGTCCAGATGGTTTTATGTATATTGTATCAATAATTGATGGAAAAATTTATCGAATTTTACCTAACAATATTATTTTAGATAATATATCAAATAACGATTGTAATGCTGAACCATCACCCAGAATAAATTTATCTGGTTGTAATTTAACAGATCTTGATTTTAGTAATGTAGATCTTGCATTTGCAAATTTATCATCAACATATATTGAAAATGTAAACTTTGACAATTCTAGACTAACAAATGTGGATTTTTCAAATTCAAAAATTAGTAACTCCAAATTTAAAAATACAAATTTAGTTAATGTGAATTTAGATAATACTGAAATTCATGATTCAAACTTTGAAAATGCCGAATTAAGATATAGTAGTTTTATGAATTCTAGTATTCATGATTCAAACTTTGAAAAAACAATTATCAGAGGATCAAACTTTGAAAATATTATAATTAAAAATACAAATTTTAGCCAAAGTACACTTTACCATTCAAATTTAAAAAATTCAATAATATTGGATTCAGATTTAATTGAAGTAGATTTACGCTATTCTAAAGTAAATAATGCAAAATGGTCTCAATTAAATTTATCAAAGACGGATTTTTCACATGCAAAAATGATTTCCATGGAAATAGATGAAAGTAATTTACAAAAAGGGATTATGACGTACGTGGATTTTTCAAATTCAAAAATTTCAAATTCTAACTTTAAAGGAAGTATTCCATATAGTTCAAATTTCACGAATACAGAAATAATGAAAAATACAGTAACAGATTCATGCATTGGTGATAATCTTATAAGTAAAATCTTGAATAAAATGTTAAGAGAAATTAGGGAATATAATTCAGAAATTTTAAATCCAATAGAATTTATTTTTGTTCAATTATGTCAACCATAA
- a CDS encoding thiamine pyrophosphate-binding protein: MNEEEQRKIFHYLKNKKIENFVGVPDSTLKHFIDECLKNNNSIIATREEEAIGIAAGMSLSKSNSLVFMQNAGFANSISTITSLIQLYEIPLIFLIGWRGYLADDAPEHLKIGKIQPELLKIIGLKSQVLTEKNWKVKCDWALKQLKEKKPCALIIRRMFHD; the protein is encoded by the coding sequence TTGAATGAAGAAGAACAACGAAAAATATTTCATTATTTAAAAAATAAAAAAATTGAAAATTTTGTTGGTGTTCCCGATTCTACATTAAAACATTTTATTGATGAATGTTTAAAAAATAATAATTCAATAATTGCAACTAGAGAAGAAGAAGCAATAGGAATTGCAGCTGGAATGAGTCTTTCAAAAAGTAACTCTTTAGTTTTTATGCAAAATGCAGGTTTTGCTAATTCTATTAGTACTATCACTTCCCTCATACAACTTTATGAAATTCCATTAATTTTTTTAATTGGATGGAGAGGATATCTTGCAGATGATGCTCCAGAACATTTGAAAATTGGTAAAATTCAACCTGAATTATTAAAAATTATTGGATTAAAATCACAAGTTTTGACAGAAAAAAACTGGAAAGTTAAGTGTGATTGGGCTTTAAAACAATTAAAAGAAAAAAAGCCATGTGCTCTCATAATCAGGAGAATGTTTCATGATTAG